Proteins from one Methyloterricola oryzae genomic window:
- a CDS encoding class I SAM-dependent methyltransferase — MNDLETAKANAAAAYNAAADLFDHPANTFWDRFGRETIERLGLQPGQSVLDVCCGSGASAIPAAEAVGREGRVIGIDLAENLLELARGKAQSRELSQVEFKLGDMMSLEFPEDAFDAVVCVFGIFFVPDMSGAVRELWRRVKPGGKLALTTWGPNFFEPANGAFWESIRREAPSLHKSFNPWGRISHPESLAAMLAEAGLQDADISEQAGNHPIKSPEDWWTTLLGSGYRGTIDRLDAVGHARVREANLRYIRESRLTGIEANVIYATATKPDVRGAGDE; from the coding sequence ATGAATGACTTGGAGACTGCTAAAGCCAATGCGGCTGCCGCGTACAATGCCGCTGCCGATCTTTTCGATCATCCCGCCAACACGTTTTGGGATCGCTTCGGAAGGGAGACCATTGAGCGATTGGGCCTTCAGCCCGGGCAATCCGTGCTGGACGTGTGCTGCGGAAGCGGAGCCTCGGCGATTCCGGCAGCGGAAGCGGTCGGTCGGGAGGGGCGAGTCATCGGCATCGATCTGGCGGAAAACCTCCTGGAACTGGCCCGGGGCAAAGCCCAGAGCCGGGAGCTGAGCCAGGTCGAGTTCAAGCTGGGCGACATGATGTCGCTGGAATTTCCGGAGGATGCCTTCGATGCCGTGGTTTGCGTATTCGGTATCTTCTTTGTGCCCGATATGTCAGGTGCGGTTCGCGAACTCTGGCGCCGCGTCAAGCCGGGAGGAAAGCTGGCCCTGACGACGTGGGGACCCAACTTCTTCGAGCCCGCCAATGGGGCATTCTGGGAGTCGATTCGAAGAGAAGCCCCCAGCCTGCACAAATCCTTCAATCCCTGGGGCCGGATCAGCCATCCAGAATCCCTCGCAGCCATGTTGGCGGAAGCGGGGCTCCAAGACGCCGACATATCGGAGCAAGCCGGCAATCACCCGATCAAATCGCCCGAAGATTGGTGGACAACCCTGTTGGGCTCCGGATACCGGGGAACCATCGACCGTTTAGACGCCGTCGGCCATGCGCGTGTGCGTGAGGCTAATCTTCGCTATATCCGAGAGTCCCGCCTTACAGGTATCGAAGCCAACGTGATCTATGCTACCGCCACCAAGCCGGACGTCCGAGGTGCTGGCGATGAGTAA